A region of Streptomyces deccanensis DNA encodes the following proteins:
- a CDS encoding Eco57I restriction-modification methylase domain-containing protein, translating into MSATTRHQVFTAVHTVGGLIPADMLVRISEGKSTKDLKGLTPADYRIPGSRSVRDEAERHWDNLKSLWRELRVKLPAAPEQEVPLDSTGYARANWVEPLFEALGFGHLTPVGAEGIKAADDETKKFPVSHRRDDTLVHVTAWNVKLDKHQGAGSPAPQSLLQEALNRTEPHLWALLTNGRQLRLLRDSNALATAAYVEFDLEAIFDGELFSEFVVLYRLLHASRFEGREGRTQWTCWLEVWRDAAIRLGARFLDDISVGVQLAIEELGTGFLAHKDNSALRENLDRDEYHKALLRLAYRLLFVFVAEDRDALHPPETPADARKRYADYFSTARLREQSRRRQGTSHSDRYEALCLVLDALSKEEGLPELGLPGLGGLFDDTPADVPLRGLSLANSHLMAAIRHLAVVRDTQAQRWRSVDYRTLDAEELGAIYESLLDLVPERVDHAFKLVPRAGNERKKTGSYYTPSSLVDVLLDSTLDPVIDAAQQRGERKAAEAKEVDGRETVVAELLSLTVCDPACGSGHFLVAAARRIAKRVAAVRERTPEPTAERVREALHEVIARCVFGVDLNPMAVELAKVSLWMEALEPGKALGFLDAHIKWGNGLIGATPALLRGGIPEQAFKVVEGDEKSVATEWLKRNKEEHQGIVTLDAALDESVSVTNVAFASELRDLLDTSPTEKLGQVRKLADRYKEWAESPAYLNALHIADAWCAAFMWEKTGDAPSPVTQRVFLSLQSTEEDGGALPETHKEIVRLSQEYRFFHWYLEFPEVFRVPDNPSEAGVDPVTGWAGGFDCVLGNPPWDKVDFKDQEYFSVVEPSLAQLSGQKRRAEIVKWAAENREEAARYHAARRRVKSSFLFLGASGAYPQLRQGLAVKGVNSLQTDQLFTERFVSITSSMGRCGTVVPTQIATGAGAQFLFQDLTRRGAVAHLYDFENGKRERLFPAVHASYQFALVSLTGRGLTESAARFAFFLGHPDELADGNSVFALSPDEINLINPNTGTLPVFRTRRDADLTTVIQRRIPVLVHEREVKGNPWGLIFKQFINLTDDSDLFREQSQLESEGWHLEGNVFARGGERMLPLYDAKMAHLFDHRWNSYYGLGNDDYERVPLPVKQDSYGVAQPRQWIQDAGLIATTRNGKGTKVAGVAERLSDLGWRHGWLMGWRRVARVTDERTAIPAFIPRVGVGNTFPLMFPDVSAELSAALVAAQSSLVFDYVARQKVAGIDAGLRTWKQLPVPHPDDLVRHTPSITPRTLELVYTSWEMQPLAEDLGDTSAPFIWNEDRRAQLRAELDAYFLHLYGVSAEDADYILESFQTENGGLKNNEIAKYGEYRTKRLVLAEYDRMATAGLTLETPLVEGENYTSTLTPLPGHGPRHPKAA; encoded by the coding sequence ATGTCCGCCACCACCCGCCACCAGGTGTTCACCGCCGTCCACACGGTCGGGGGTCTGATCCCGGCCGACATGCTGGTACGGATCTCCGAGGGCAAGTCGACCAAGGACCTCAAGGGCCTCACCCCCGCCGACTACCGCATCCCCGGCTCCCGTTCGGTGCGGGACGAGGCCGAGCGTCACTGGGACAACCTCAAGTCGCTCTGGCGCGAGCTGCGCGTGAAGCTACCCGCCGCGCCCGAGCAGGAGGTCCCTCTCGACAGCACCGGGTACGCCCGCGCCAACTGGGTGGAGCCGCTCTTCGAGGCGCTCGGCTTCGGCCACCTCACGCCCGTGGGCGCGGAGGGAATCAAGGCCGCTGACGACGAGACCAAGAAGTTCCCGGTCAGCCACCGCCGCGACGACACCCTCGTGCACGTGACCGCGTGGAACGTGAAGCTCGACAAGCACCAGGGCGCGGGCTCCCCGGCCCCCCAGTCGCTCCTCCAGGAAGCCCTCAACCGCACCGAGCCCCATTTGTGGGCCCTGCTCACCAACGGACGTCAACTCCGCCTCCTCCGCGACTCGAACGCGCTGGCCACCGCCGCGTACGTCGAGTTCGACCTGGAGGCGATCTTCGACGGCGAGCTGTTCAGCGAGTTCGTGGTCCTGTACCGCCTTCTCCACGCCTCCCGCTTCGAGGGCCGCGAGGGCCGCACGCAGTGGACCTGCTGGCTGGAGGTGTGGCGGGACGCGGCGATCCGTCTCGGCGCGCGTTTCCTCGACGACATCAGCGTGGGCGTGCAGCTCGCCATCGAGGAGCTGGGCACGGGCTTCCTCGCCCACAAGGACAACAGCGCCCTGCGCGAGAACCTCGACCGCGACGAGTACCACAAGGCACTGCTGCGCCTGGCCTATCGCCTGCTCTTCGTCTTCGTCGCCGAGGACCGCGACGCCCTGCACCCCCCGGAGACCCCGGCCGACGCCCGCAAGCGGTACGCCGACTACTTCTCCACGGCCCGGCTGCGCGAGCAGTCCCGCCGTCGACAGGGCACGTCCCACTCCGACCGGTACGAGGCGCTGTGCCTGGTCCTGGACGCCCTCAGCAAGGAGGAGGGCCTGCCTGAACTCGGCCTCCCCGGCCTCGGCGGCCTGTTCGACGACACCCCGGCCGATGTGCCGCTGCGGGGTCTGTCACTGGCCAACTCACACCTGATGGCTGCCATACGGCACCTCGCCGTCGTCCGCGACACGCAGGCGCAGCGCTGGCGGTCCGTCGACTACCGCACGCTCGACGCCGAGGAACTCGGCGCGATCTACGAGTCCCTCCTCGACCTTGTCCCCGAACGCGTGGACCACGCCTTCAAGCTGGTGCCCCGCGCGGGCAACGAGCGCAAGAAAACCGGCTCGTACTACACGCCGAGTTCACTGGTCGACGTGCTCCTCGACTCCACGCTCGACCCCGTGATCGACGCGGCACAGCAGCGGGGCGAGCGGAAGGCCGCCGAGGCGAAGGAGGTCGACGGCCGGGAGACCGTGGTCGCCGAGCTGCTGTCGCTGACCGTGTGCGACCCGGCGTGTGGCTCCGGGCACTTCCTGGTCGCTGCGGCCCGCCGTATCGCCAAGCGGGTGGCGGCCGTGCGTGAGCGTACGCCGGAGCCTACGGCGGAGCGTGTACGGGAGGCTCTGCACGAGGTCATCGCGAGGTGCGTCTTCGGCGTCGACCTGAACCCGATGGCTGTGGAACTGGCCAAGGTCTCGCTGTGGATGGAGGCGTTGGAGCCGGGCAAGGCGCTGGGCTTCTTGGACGCCCACATCAAGTGGGGCAACGGGCTCATTGGAGCGACGCCGGCGCTCCTTCGGGGCGGTATTCCGGAGCAGGCGTTCAAGGTGGTGGAGGGCGACGAGAAGTCGGTCGCCACGGAGTGGCTGAAGCGCAACAAGGAGGAACACCAGGGGATCGTCACGCTGGACGCCGCGCTGGACGAGTCGGTGAGCGTGACGAACGTGGCCTTCGCGTCGGAGCTGCGGGACCTTCTGGACACGTCCCCGACGGAGAAGCTCGGCCAGGTCCGCAAGCTCGCGGACCGTTACAAGGAGTGGGCCGAGTCCCCTGCCTATCTCAACGCCCTGCACATCGCGGATGCGTGGTGCGCCGCGTTCATGTGGGAGAAGACGGGGGACGCGCCGTCGCCGGTGACCCAGCGGGTGTTTCTTTCGCTCCAGTCGACGGAGGAGGACGGGGGTGCGCTGCCGGAGACGCACAAGGAGATCGTGCGGCTCAGTCAGGAGTACCGGTTCTTCCACTGGTATCTGGAGTTTCCCGAGGTCTTCCGGGTGCCGGACAACCCGTCGGAGGCTGGGGTTGATCCGGTGACCGGGTGGGCGGGGGGCTTTGACTGCGTGTTGGGGAATCCGCCGTGGGACAAGGTGGATTTCAAGGATCAGGAGTACTTCAGTGTTGTCGAGCCGTCGCTGGCCCAGTTGTCGGGGCAGAAGCGCCGCGCGGAGATCGTCAAGTGGGCAGCGGAGAACCGTGAGGAGGCTGCGCGCTACCACGCTGCACGGCGCCGGGTGAAGTCTTCGTTCCTCTTCCTTGGTGCATCTGGGGCTTACCCGCAGCTCCGGCAGGGGCTGGCGGTCAAGGGTGTCAACTCCCTCCAGACAGATCAGCTGTTCACGGAGCGGTTCGTCTCCATTACCTCCTCGATGGGTCGCTGCGGCACGGTTGTCCCCACGCAGATTGCTACGGGGGCGGGGGCACAGTTCCTCTTCCAGGACTTGACTCGACGAGGCGCAGTAGCACACCTCTACGACTTCGAGAACGGCAAGCGGGAGAGGCTTTTCCCGGCCGTGCACGCCAGCTACCAGTTCGCTTTGGTCTCTCTCACAGGGCGAGGGCTGACCGAGTCGGCAGCACGATTCGCATTCTTCCTTGGCCACCCGGACGAGCTCGCAGACGGAAATTCCGTGTTCGCGCTATCGCCTGACGAGATCAACCTCATCAATCCGAACACCGGGACCCTCCCAGTGTTCCGAACGCGACGGGACGCCGACCTCACTACGGTCATCCAGCGCCGAATTCCGGTTTTGGTACACGAGAGGGAGGTAAAGGGCAACCCTTGGGGCCTCATTTTCAAGCAGTTCATCAACCTGACGGACGACTCCGACCTGTTCCGTGAGCAGTCACAACTCGAATCAGAAGGCTGGCACTTGGAGGGAAACGTCTTCGCAAGAGGCGGTGAGCGTATGTTGCCGCTGTACGACGCGAAGATGGCGCATCTATTTGATCATCGCTGGAACAGCTACTACGGTCTCGGCAACGACGACTACGAACGCGTGCCGCTGCCGGTTAAGCAGGACTCCTACGGCGTGGCGCAACCGCGCCAGTGGATCCAGGACGCCGGACTTATCGCAACTACCCGCAACGGCAAGGGGACCAAAGTCGCCGGTGTCGCAGAGCGATTGAGCGATCTGGGGTGGCGCCATGGCTGGCTGATGGGTTGGCGTCGGGTGGCTCGCGTAACAGATGAGCGGACCGCCATCCCAGCGTTCATCCCCCGGGTCGGGGTGGGCAACACGTTTCCCCTGATGTTTCCTGACGTGTCTGCCGAACTGAGCGCCGCTCTCGTGGCGGCCCAGAGCTCGCTGGTCTTCGACTATGTGGCGCGCCAAAAGGTCGCCGGGATTGATGCTGGCTTGAGGACCTGGAAGCAGCTCCCTGTCCCCCACCCGGACGACTTGGTCCGCCACACCCCCTCTATCACTCCGCGAACCCTGGAACTCGTCTACACCTCCTGGGAAATGCAGCCCCTGGCCGAAGACCTCGGCGACACCAGCGCCCCCTTCATCTGGAACGAGGACCGCCGCGCCCAGCTCCGCGCAGAGCTGGACGCCTACTTCCTCCACCTCTACGGAGTCTCCGCCGAGGACGCGGACTACATCCTGGAGTCCTTCCAGACCGAGAACGGCGGCCTCAAGAACAACGAGATCGCCAAGTACGGCGAATACCGCACCAAGCGCCTGGTCCTGGCCGAGTACGACCGCATGGCCACCGCCGGCCTCACCCTGGAGACCCCGCTCGTCGAGGGCGAGAACTACACCTCCACCCTCACCCCGCTGCCGGGCCACGGCCCCCGCCACCCCAAGGCGGCCTGA
- a CDS encoding helicase-related protein — protein MAFNYSAGALVKARGREWVVLPESKPDLLVLRPLGGSDDDIAAVLPFEPVEEARFAPPEPSDLGDQRAAGLLRTALRVGFRSGAGPFRSLAGIAVEPRAYQLVPLLMALRQKTVRMLISDDVGIGKTIEAGLIAKELLAQGEATGLAVLCSPALAEQWQQELRTKFGIDAELVLSSTVTRLERGLDLGQSLFDKYPHVIISTDFIKSPRHRDDFVRHCPDLVIVDEAHTCVAADDTSASAQNQLRYELLRRVSEDETRHLLLVTATPHSGKESAFRNLLGLVRPELARVSLESEAGRKQLAQHFVARKRADVRQYLTTEDGLEDDSLAERTAFPSDRYFKDEKYKLSPEYRALLDDAIAYASERVEEAGTQGKREARIAWWSAIALLRSLVSSPRAAAQTLRTRSAAAIAASAEEADKLGAPLNSDAADSDAMEGMDVAPGAETTETEDDDSPLGRLAVRAKALEGPAQDLKLKALIKHLKALLADGHNPIVFCRYIPTAEYLADHLENDKESGKRGPLGARTVVKAVTGTLSPQQRIERIEKLAEEAGEDAAARRVLIATDCLSEGVNLQHHFDAVVHYDLAWNPTRHDQREGRVDRYGQRKDQVRVITVYGDDNGIDGKVLEVLIKKHRQIKKDLGISVSVPDETSTGVTDAIVEWLLLRGREGQQDTLFGSDAFEDVAAKVENDWNSAAEREKASRSRFAQRSVRPQEVAREVASIREALGGTGEIDTFVRQSLGALGAVLREAGEDFTAQVGGTPIGLQDALAPTVGADVIKKDLPIPFRADPAVARGEAALVRTDPVVGALASHVLNAALDTRVDGARPARRCGVVTTDAVTTMTTLLLVRYRFHLTLPSRSGERQLVAEDARLLAFEGPARKAEWLSQERARALLDAKAAISTDRQYSENTMSRLINGLSAVQGHVDAYGKELAAELDASHRRVRQASGEIVRGLSVTAQEHADVLGAYVYLPLTPAAPGTATGASA, from the coding sequence ATGGCATTCAACTATTCGGCCGGCGCCCTGGTGAAGGCCCGTGGCCGCGAATGGGTGGTACTCCCCGAGAGCAAGCCCGATCTGCTGGTCCTGCGGCCCTTGGGCGGCTCGGACGACGACATCGCGGCCGTGCTCCCGTTCGAGCCGGTGGAGGAGGCCCGGTTCGCGCCGCCGGAGCCGTCCGACCTCGGTGACCAGCGCGCGGCGGGTCTGCTGCGGACGGCGCTGCGCGTCGGCTTCCGCTCCGGCGCGGGCCCGTTCCGTTCGCTGGCCGGTATCGCGGTGGAGCCGCGCGCGTACCAGCTGGTCCCGCTGCTGATGGCGCTGCGCCAGAAGACGGTGCGGATGCTGATCTCCGACGACGTGGGTATCGGCAAGACCATCGAGGCCGGGCTGATCGCCAAGGAGCTTCTCGCACAGGGCGAGGCGACGGGCCTGGCCGTGCTCTGCTCCCCCGCGCTGGCCGAGCAGTGGCAGCAGGAGCTGCGCACCAAGTTCGGCATCGACGCGGAGCTGGTGCTCTCCTCCACGGTCACCCGTCTCGAACGGGGCCTGGACCTGGGCCAGTCCCTCTTCGACAAGTACCCGCACGTGATCATCTCGACGGACTTCATCAAGTCCCCGCGCCACCGCGACGACTTCGTCCGGCACTGCCCCGACCTGGTGATCGTCGACGAGGCACACACATGTGTGGCCGCCGACGACACGTCGGCGAGCGCGCAGAACCAGCTGCGCTACGAGCTGCTGCGCCGCGTCTCGGAGGACGAGACCCGGCATCTGCTCCTGGTGACGGCGACGCCGCACAGTGGCAAGGAGTCCGCGTTCCGTAACCTCCTCGGCCTGGTGAGGCCGGAACTCGCCCGGGTGAGCCTGGAGTCGGAGGCGGGCCGGAAGCAGCTCGCGCAGCACTTCGTGGCGCGCAAGCGGGCGGATGTCCGCCAGTACCTCACCACGGAGGACGGGCTGGAGGACGACTCGCTCGCCGAGCGGACCGCGTTCCCCTCGGACCGCTACTTCAAGGACGAGAAGTACAAGCTGTCCCCCGAGTACCGGGCCCTGCTCGACGACGCGATCGCTTACGCGAGCGAGCGCGTCGAGGAGGCCGGTACGCAGGGCAAGCGCGAGGCGCGCATCGCCTGGTGGTCGGCGATCGCGCTGCTCCGCTCCCTCGTGTCGTCGCCGCGCGCCGCCGCGCAGACCCTGCGGACCCGCTCGGCGGCGGCCATCGCCGCGTCCGCCGAGGAGGCGGACAAGCTCGGCGCGCCGCTCAACAGCGACGCGGCCGACAGCGACGCGATGGAGGGCATGGACGTCGCGCCGGGCGCGGAGACCACGGAGACGGAGGACGACGACTCTCCGCTGGGCCGGCTGGCCGTCCGGGCGAAGGCCTTGGAGGGCCCGGCCCAGGATCTGAAGCTCAAGGCGCTCATCAAGCATCTCAAGGCACTGCTCGCGGACGGTCACAACCCGATCGTGTTCTGCCGCTACATCCCGACGGCCGAGTACCTCGCCGACCATCTGGAGAACGACAAGGAGTCCGGCAAGCGCGGCCCGCTCGGCGCGCGGACCGTCGTGAAGGCGGTCACCGGCACGCTCTCCCCGCAGCAACGTATCGAGCGCATCGAGAAGCTCGCCGAGGAGGCCGGTGAGGACGCCGCCGCCCGCCGCGTCCTGATCGCCACCGACTGCCTCTCCGAGGGTGTCAACCTCCAGCATCACTTCGACGCCGTCGTCCACTACGACCTCGCCTGGAACCCGACCCGCCACGACCAGCGCGAGGGCCGTGTCGACCGCTACGGCCAGCGCAAGGACCAGGTCCGTGTCATCACGGTCTACGGCGACGACAACGGCATCGACGGCAAGGTCCTCGAAGTCCTCATCAAGAAGCACCGCCAGATCAAGAAGGACCTCGGCATCTCCGTCTCCGTGCCCGACGAGACCTCGACGGGCGTCACGGACGCGATCGTCGAGTGGCTGCTGCTGCGCGGCCGTGAGGGACAGCAGGACACCCTCTTCGGCTCCGACGCCTTCGAGGACGTGGCGGCCAAGGTGGAGAACGACTGGAACTCCGCGGCCGAACGCGAGAAGGCGTCGCGTTCCCGGTTCGCCCAGCGGTCCGTACGTCCGCAGGAGGTGGCCCGCGAGGTCGCCTCGATCCGCGAGGCACTGGGCGGCACGGGCGAGATCGACACGTTCGTACGGCAGTCCCTCGGCGCCCTCGGTGCGGTGCTCCGCGAGGCCGGCGAGGACTTCACGGCCCAGGTCGGCGGCACGCCCATCGGCCTCCAGGACGCCCTCGCGCCGACCGTCGGCGCGGACGTCATCAAGAAGGACCTCCCGATCCCGTTCCGCGCGGACCCGGCGGTCGCGCGCGGCGAGGCGGCCCTGGTCCGCACGGACCCGGTCGTGGGCGCCCTCGCGTCCCACGTCCTCAACGCCGCCCTGGACACCCGGGTGGACGGGGCGCGCCCGGCCCGCCGCTGCGGCGTGGTGACGACGGACGCGGTCACCACGATGACGACCCTGCTCCTGGTCCGCTACCGCTTCCACCTCACCTTGCCCTCCCGCAGCGGGGAGCGGCAGCTGGTCGCCGAGGACGCCCGCCTGCTGGCCTTCGAGGGCCCCGCGAGGAAGGCGGAGTGGCTCTCGCAGGAGCGGGCACGAGCGCTGCTCGACGCGAAGGCGGCCATCAGCACGGACCGGCAGTACAGCGAGAACACCATGTCCCGCCTCATCAACGGGCTTTCCGCCGTCCAGGGTCATGTGGACGCGTACGGCAAGGAGCTGGCGGCCGAACTCGACGCCTCGCACCGCCGGGTCCGCCAGGCCTCCGGCGAGATCGTCCGAGGCCTGTCCGTCACCGCCCAGGAGCACGCCGACGTCCTCGGCGCGTACGTCTACCTGCCCCTCACCCCCGCCGCCCCCGGCACCGCCACTGGAGCGTCCGCCTGA